A window of Psychroflexus sp. ALD_RP9 contains these coding sequences:
- a CDS encoding sulfotransferase family 2 domain-containing protein yields MTKGDDFIFLYIPKTGSSFTLSAFSQINKSLKNYRYILKRKRLSVKNINSANIRDRFFNKNKNQHTTVSQVHKNDLSRSKLYSIIRNPFYAYISRYEYKHFANPNWKSDSRFKNLVSSNFPDFPNISFKDYIQLSKILAKDKLDNHIQVKPKIEIGPLSLQFIQMFAYEPKEVLSVIDSNFFNNNKIDEYFPEVSFLNNENLSQELHSTLIKLGYPKKLINFILNSKKKNVSVKKPYNTYLSKEIVNDIQKTEWFLFDFFSDRSDAWFKAINS; encoded by the coding sequence TATTTTTCTATATATTCCTAAAACAGGTTCTTCATTTACATTATCAGCTTTTAGTCAAATAAACAAAAGCTTAAAAAATTATAGGTATATTTTAAAAAGAAAAAGGCTTAGTGTTAAAAATATAAATTCAGCTAATATTAGAGATCGATTTTTTAATAAAAATAAGAATCAACATACAACAGTTAGCCAAGTACATAAAAATGATCTTTCAAGAAGTAAATTATACTCAATCATTCGTAATCCTTTTTATGCTTATATTTCAAGATATGAATATAAACATTTTGCAAACCCAAATTGGAAAAGTGACAGCCGATTTAAAAATTTAGTCTCGAGTAATTTTCCAGATTTTCCTAATATTAGTTTTAAAGATTATATACAGTTATCAAAAATCTTAGCTAAAGATAAGTTAGATAATCATATACAAGTAAAGCCAAAAATTGAAATTGGACCTTTATCGCTTCAATTTATACAAATGTTTGCTTATGAACCAAAAGAAGTTTTGAGTGTGATCGACTCAAATTTCTTTAATAATAATAAAATTGATGAGTATTTTCCTGAAGTGTCTTTTCTAAATAATGAAAATTTAAGTCAAGAACTTCATTCAACATTAATAAAATTAGGTTACCCTAAAAAATTAATAAATTTTATTTTAAATTCAAAAAAGAAAAATGTAAGCGTTAAAAAACCTTACAATACTTATTTGAGTAAAGAGATTGTTAATGACATTCAAAAGACTGAGTGGTTTTTATTTGATTTTTTCTCAGATAGGAGTGATGCTTGGTTTAAAGCTATTAATAGTTAA
- a CDS encoding DegT/DnrJ/EryC1/StrS family aminotransferase, whose protein sequence is MINVTKTFFPPLEDYQKQTQRVWDNQWLTNNGELYKELSLKLKSYLGVNHIIPMTNGTLPIQIALNAYANQGEVITTPFSYVATTASIVWEKCTPVFVDIDPDHLTIDETKIEAAITDKTTCILATHVYGNPCHLEAIEAIAKKHDLKVIYDAAHCFGVTYKGTSIFNYGDVSTCSFHATKLFHTGEGGALFCQDETTRQEMWYRHNFGHDGPEKYHGLGMNAKMSELQAAMGLSVLPYMAHILAERKRVCSFYDQHLDWTKLSKFKLRADTTWNYAYYPVIFPSEVDLLSAKDKLEAHQIFPRRYFYPSLEDLPYINSKTCPIAQTYAKRILCLPLYVDLKKTELNLIIKQLNS, encoded by the coding sequence ATGATCAACGTCACCAAAACCTTTTTTCCGCCATTAGAAGATTACCAAAAGCAGACCCAGCGCGTTTGGGATAACCAATGGTTAACCAATAATGGCGAATTGTATAAAGAACTTTCATTAAAGTTAAAAAGCTATTTAGGCGTTAATCACATCATCCCGATGACCAATGGAACGCTACCGATTCAAATTGCACTCAATGCCTATGCGAATCAAGGTGAAGTCATTACGACGCCTTTTTCTTACGTGGCCACGACGGCGAGTATTGTTTGGGAAAAATGCACACCTGTTTTCGTAGATATTGATCCAGATCACCTTACTATCGACGAAACGAAGATAGAAGCTGCCATTACCGATAAAACCACTTGCATTTTAGCCACTCACGTGTATGGCAATCCTTGTCACTTAGAAGCCATTGAAGCCATTGCTAAAAAACATGATTTAAAAGTCATTTACGACGCTGCCCATTGTTTTGGGGTGACATATAAGGGAACATCTATTTTTAATTATGGCGATGTGAGCACTTGTAGTTTTCATGCCACCAAGTTATTTCACACTGGTGAAGGCGGCGCTTTATTTTGCCAAGATGAAACAACTAGGCAAGAGATGTGGTATCGGCATAATTTTGGGCATGATGGTCCCGAAAAATATCACGGTTTAGGCATGAATGCCAAAATGAGCGAACTGCAAGCCGCGATGGGTTTAAGCGTATTGCCTTATATGGCGCATATTTTAGCAGAACGAAAACGCGTTTGCTCATTTTACGACCAACATTTAGACTGGACTAAACTAAGCAAATTTAAATTGAGAGCAGATACAACATGGAATTACGCCTACTATCCAGTCATTTTTCCATCAGAAGTAGACTTGCTGAGCGCAAAGGACAAGTTAGAAGCGCATCAAATCTTCCCAAGACGTTATTTTTACCCAAGTTTAGAAGACTTGCCGTACATCAATTCTAAGACTTGCCCCATCGCGCAAACTTATGCTAAACGTATACTTTGTTTGCCCTTGTATGTTGATTTAAAAAAAACAGAATTAAATTTAATTATTAAACAGCTTAACTCATAA